The Williamwhitmania taraxaci genome contains the following window.
CAAAACCCCATCGGTATTGACCTTCATGGGCACATTTGCCTGCTTTATTGCAAATTGTTTAAACCTAAATACCGACATTATAGCTAAAGTGTTCTTTGTTCATCCCAATATAAAAAAGGGCAAAATCGTATTTAACTGGATCTTCA
Protein-coding sequences here:
- a CDS encoding DUF2400 family protein codes for the protein MAQYHRNKWHNITEISNVLRSFSPEDPVKYDFALFYIGMNKEHFSYNVGI